Proteins encoded within one genomic window of Paraglaciecola psychrophila 170:
- a CDS encoding restriction endonuclease subunit S domain-containing protein, which yields MSVENLITEHLDIWTSAIKTKSAAGRGSSKKLELVGVKKLRELILELAVRGKLVPQDPNDEPASELLKKIEVEKTRLIKEGKIKKQKPLPPITDEEKTFELPKGWEWQRWNNLALKIGDIDHKMPSEELTGYPYVSPRDFYPNNVIKFENAKKISREDFEKLAAKNSTSTW from the coding sequence ATGTCGGTTGAAAATCTAATAACTGAGCATCTGGATATCTGGACTTCCGCCATCAAAACCAAATCCGCAGCAGGGCGGGGGAGTTCAAAAAAGCTGGAATTAGTCGGTGTTAAAAAACTCCGTGAGTTGATACTAGAGTTGGCGGTGCGCGGTAAGTTAGTCCCGCAAGATCCTAATGATGAACCAGCTAGTGAGTTGCTTAAAAAAATAGAAGTTGAAAAAACGCGGTTAATAAAAGAAGGCAAGATTAAAAAGCAAAAGCCATTGCCGCCAATTACAGATGAAGAAAAAACGTTTGAGCTACCAAAAGGTTGGGAATGGCAACGATGGAATAATTTAGCGTTAAAAATTGGGGATATTGATCACAAAATGCCTAGTGAGGAATTAACTGGATATCCTTATGTTTCGCCAAGGGATTTTTATCCAAATAATGTTATTAAATTTGAAAATGCCAAGAAAATTTCTAGAGAAGATTTTGAAAAACTTGCTGCAAAAAATTCAACCTCAACGTGGTGA
- a CDS encoding type I restriction-modification system subunit M — protein sequence MSVSSVIKSIQDIMRKDAGVDGDAQRLGQMSWLLFLKIFDAQEEDLELELDNYRAPIPEQFLWRNWASDAEGITGDELLDFVNDELFEKLKNLTAPIDKNPRGFVVREAFSDAFNYMKNGTLLRQVINKLNEVDFGDSKERHLFGDIYEQILRDLQSAGNAGEFYTPRAVTRFIIDRLDPKLGEQVFDPACGTGGFLACSVDHIKDNYVKTGSDHQTLQTQIHGVEKKQLPHLLCTTNMMLHGIEVPVQVKHGNTLNKPLSSWDSTFDVIATNPPFGGTEEDGIEKNFPSDMQTRETADLFLQLIIEVLKDGGRAAVVLPDGTLFGEGVKTKIKKMLTEECNLHTIIRLPNGVFAPYTGIKTNILFFTKGTPTKNIWFYEHPYPEGVKNYNKTKPMRFEEFKTENEWWGNEQDGFASRTESEQAWQVSIDDIIARNFNLDIKNPHVGEQINHDPQELLGQYASQQQDIQQLRDQLKGILADALSTGAK from the coding sequence ATGTCAGTCAGTTCCGTAATTAAATCCATTCAAGACATTATGCGCAAAGACGCCGGTGTAGACGGCGATGCACAGCGTTTAGGTCAAATGTCATGGCTACTTTTCTTAAAAATATTTGATGCCCAAGAAGAAGACCTAGAGCTTGAGTTAGATAACTACCGTGCACCTATCCCTGAACAGTTCTTATGGCGTAACTGGGCAAGTGATGCCGAAGGCATAACCGGTGATGAATTACTGGATTTTGTGAACGACGAACTTTTTGAAAAACTCAAAAATCTCACTGCACCTATAGATAAAAACCCCCGTGGTTTTGTGGTGCGTGAAGCCTTTAGCGATGCCTTTAACTACATGAAAAACGGCACACTGCTGCGCCAGGTGATCAACAAACTAAACGAAGTCGACTTTGGGGATTCAAAAGAGCGCCACTTGTTCGGTGATATTTACGAACAAATTCTACGAGACTTACAAAGCGCCGGTAACGCCGGTGAATTCTACACTCCACGGGCTGTCACTCGCTTTATAATTGACCGTCTCGACCCAAAACTAGGTGAACAAGTGTTTGACCCTGCCTGTGGTACAGGTGGCTTTTTGGCCTGTTCTGTTGACCACATTAAAGACAATTACGTTAAAACCGGCAGCGACCATCAAACCTTGCAAACTCAAATTCACGGCGTAGAAAAAAAGCAGCTACCCCATTTGTTATGTACCACCAATATGATGCTGCACGGTATCGAAGTACCCGTGCAGGTTAAACACGGCAATACCCTTAATAAGCCCCTCTCATCGTGGGACAGCACCTTTGATGTTATCGCTACCAACCCGCCATTTGGTGGCACCGAAGAAGACGGTATAGAGAAAAACTTCCCATCAGACATGCAAACCCGCGAAACTGCCGATTTGTTTTTGCAGTTGATTATTGAAGTCCTCAAAGACGGTGGACGAGCCGCCGTGGTGTTGCCCGACGGCACCTTGTTTGGTGAAGGCGTAAAAACCAAAATCAAAAAAATGCTGACGGAAGAATGTAACCTACACACCATTATACGTTTACCCAATGGTGTGTTTGCCCCCTATACAGGCATTAAAACCAATATCCTGTTTTTCACCAAAGGCACACCCACTAAAAACATTTGGTTTTACGAACACCCTTACCCAGAAGGCGTAAAAAACTACAACAAAACTAAACCTATGCGTTTTGAAGAATTCAAAACTGAAAACGAATGGTGGGGCAACGAGCAAGATGGTTTTGCAAGCAGAACAGAATCCGAACAAGCCTGGCAAGTCAGCATTGACGACATCATTGCCCGTAACTTTAACCTCGACATTAAAAACCCTCATGTGGGCGAGCAAATCAATCACGATCCACAAGAGTTACTCGGTCAATATGCAAGCCAGCAGCAGGATATTCAACAACTGCGCGACCAACTTAAAGGCATACTTGCCGACGCTCTAAGTACAGGTGCCAAGTAA
- the hsdR gene encoding EcoAI/FtnUII family type I restriction enzme subunit R has translation MPPINKKALSETDIITKFIMPAIKDAGWDDMYQIRQEVKLRDGKVVVRGMAAARMKVKSADIVLYHKVSMPLAVVEAKANKYEVGKGIQQGLDYAKLLDVPFIFASNGDGFIFHDKTNPSQLETEISLTEFPSPQELWAKFCAYKGYTAQQLPIITQDYYDDGSGKAPRYYQIQAINKTLEAVSKGQNRVLLVMATGTGKTYTAFQIIWRLWKAKAKKRILFLADRNVLIDQTRINDFQPFGQAMTKIKGRHVDPAYEIHLALYQALTGPEESQKAYKQVDPDFFDLIIIDECHRGSAADDSAWREILEYFSAATQIGLTATPKETEEVSNTDYFGDPAYMYSLKEGIEDGFLAPYKVVRVDIDLDLQGWRPTKGQVDKKGNLIDDRIYNQKDFDRTMVIDERTQLVAETITNYLKRTGEMDKTIVFCNDIDHADRMRRALINCNPEQYAKNEKYVMKITGDDELGKAQLDNFINPKRAYPVIATTSELMSTGVDAKTCKLVVLDQTIQSMTKFKQIIGRGTRIDDKYNKLWFTILDFKKATELFADEAFDGVPEKVIVSKPEEINDPESDFDEKMQGQEDEEQTDSTSDATDFPEAGFDDGNALPDGEMGGDWQDEEKIHKYHVKGVKVLKVAERVQYYDTDGKLVTESFKDYTRKTLNKQFATLDAFVRKWNEAERKQSIIDEMADEGIIWDALEQEVGKDLDPFDMICHVVFDQPALTRKERANNVKKRNYFTQYSEQAQSVLNSLLEKYADAGVSELENLQTIKVYPFTEIGSFKEILKNGFGGRQQYDQAITELEAAIYNSFPEKSA, from the coding sequence ATGCCACCTATAAATAAAAAAGCACTTAGCGAAACTGACATAATTACCAAGTTCATCATGCCTGCCATCAAGGATGCAGGCTGGGATGATATGTATCAAATTCGTCAGGAGGTAAAACTTCGAGATGGTAAAGTAGTTGTGCGAGGTATGGCTGCGGCACGGATGAAGGTTAAGTCTGCTGATATCGTGCTTTATCATAAAGTATCCATGCCTCTTGCGGTGGTCGAAGCCAAAGCTAACAAATATGAGGTCGGCAAGGGCATTCAGCAAGGTCTGGACTATGCCAAGCTGTTAGACGTACCTTTTATTTTTGCATCCAACGGTGACGGTTTTATTTTTCACGATAAAACTAACCCAAGCCAACTTGAAACCGAAATCTCCCTAACTGAATTCCCCAGCCCTCAAGAGCTTTGGGCTAAGTTTTGCGCCTATAAAGGATATACCGCACAGCAACTGCCCATTATTACTCAAGATTATTATGACGATGGTAGCGGTAAAGCGCCGCGTTATTATCAAATACAAGCTATTAATAAAACACTAGAAGCCGTATCCAAAGGCCAAAACAGGGTGTTGCTAGTAATGGCAACCGGAACCGGTAAAACCTATACCGCCTTTCAAATTATCTGGCGTTTGTGGAAGGCTAAAGCCAAAAAACGCATTCTATTTCTAGCCGACCGAAACGTATTAATTGATCAGACCCGTATCAATGATTTTCAGCCCTTTGGCCAAGCTATGACCAAAATCAAAGGCCGTCATGTCGACCCTGCCTACGAAATTCACCTTGCGCTCTATCAAGCATTAACTGGCCCCGAAGAATCACAAAAAGCGTACAAGCAAGTTGACCCTGACTTCTTCGATTTAATCATCATTGACGAGTGCCATCGTGGCAGTGCCGCCGATGACAGTGCGTGGCGTGAAATCCTCGAATACTTCAGCGCTGCTACCCAAATTGGTTTAACGGCCACGCCCAAAGAAACAGAAGAAGTCTCTAACACTGATTACTTTGGTGACCCCGCTTACATGTATTCGTTAAAAGAAGGCATCGAAGACGGATTTCTAGCGCCATACAAAGTGGTGCGGGTAGACATTGACCTAGACTTACAAGGCTGGCGACCCACAAAGGGGCAGGTAGATAAAAAAGGCAATCTGATTGACGACCGCATCTACAATCAAAAAGATTTTGATCGCACTATGGTCATCGATGAGCGAACACAGTTAGTCGCCGAAACCATCACCAACTATCTAAAACGCACCGGAGAGATGGACAAAACCATAGTCTTTTGTAACGACATCGATCATGCAGATCGTATGCGCCGAGCACTGATTAACTGTAACCCAGAGCAATACGCCAAAAACGAAAAATACGTGATGAAGATTACCGGTGATGATGAATTAGGCAAAGCGCAACTCGACAACTTCATTAACCCTAAACGCGCCTATCCGGTTATCGCCACCACCTCTGAGTTAATGTCTACAGGCGTCGATGCCAAAACCTGCAAGTTAGTCGTGCTCGATCAAACTATTCAATCCATGACCAAATTTAAACAAATCATTGGCCGTGGCACCCGTATCGACGACAAATACAACAAACTCTGGTTCACCATATTAGATTTCAAAAAAGCCACCGAACTGTTTGCCGATGAAGCATTCGACGGTGTGCCCGAAAAAGTCATTGTGAGCAAACCCGAAGAGATAAACGATCCTGAGTCTGACTTTGATGAAAAAATGCAAGGGCAAGAAGACGAGGAGCAAACAGATTCAACGAGCGATGCAACGGATTTCCCCGAAGCTGGTTTCGATGATGGCAATGCACTACCCGATGGTGAAATGGGGGGCGACTGGCAAGACGAAGAAAAAATCCACAAGTATCATGTTAAAGGCGTCAAAGTGCTCAAGGTTGCCGAGCGTGTGCAGTATTACGATACCGACGGCAAGTTAGTCACCGAATCCTTTAAAGACTACACCCGCAAAACCCTCAACAAACAATTCGCCACCCTCGATGCCTTTGTGCGCAAGTGGAACGAAGCCGAACGTAAACAAAGCATTATTGATGAAATGGCCGACGAAGGCATTATCTGGGATGCACTTGAGCAAGAAGTCGGAAAAGACCTCGACCCTTTTGATATGATCTGCCACGTAGTATTTGACCAGCCAGCACTTACTCGCAAAGAACGGGCAAATAACGTTAAAAAACGCAATTACTTCACCCAATATTCAGAGCAGGCACAAAGTGTATTAAACAGTTTGTTAGAAAAATACGCTGATGCCGGTGTGAGTGAATTAGAAAACCTACAAACCATTAAGGTTTACCCCTTTACTGAGATAGGTTCGTTTAAAGAAATTCTAAAGAACGGCTTCGGTGGCCGCCAACAATACGACCAAGCCATTACCGAGCTTGAAGCCGCTATATATAACTCCTTTCCGGAAAAATCCGCTTAA